One Thermicanus aegyptius DSM 12793 DNA segment encodes these proteins:
- the addB gene encoding helicase-exonuclease AddAB subunit AddB, which yields MSLRLILGRAGSGKSEEMLEEIRKELEERPMGPPLIYLVPEQAKFQAERALLDSRLPGMIRAQVYSFRRLAQRLFTELGGSTRKPMSRLGVKLVLYRYLLEHRHELVAFRQAVEQPGFGDQLEEIFLEFRRYGVSPEELKASISLLDLEEKGSESLKGKLHDFSLIYKDAVAHLEGKYLDSEETLRLLAQMIPKAPSLRKAEVWVDGFIRFTPREMSVLGALITTVRRVTISLPVDEGGLFRIPALTRDRLQQLAEKSGVPVEVIRWEEKKENGRGALSYLEAHYEELGAPPFPFEPGEISLSEAVNRRAEVEGVARRIREFVRTGKARWREIGVLVGDMAAYGDLIRTLFQDDEIPFFLDERRPMLHHPLVELVRSALEVIREGWPSEALFRMVKTDLFPGWVTKKTGRENGRRALDRLENLILEFGITGPRWKKECWGISTPPERIKEGERLRQWMVRPLMELEQELTQATHVRQRLEAIYRFLIQLKVPEKLEVWMEEEREEGKVEEAREHEQVWQAFLNLLDQMEEGLGEEELSEDLFFNLFEKGLAEQNFALIPPAMDQVLVGTLSRTRSYSPKILFLVGVNDGLIPKVFREEGLLLDQERKSLSAKGVPLSPLAEERLQEEELYLYLALANPRDHLALSYSLADEEGRALQPSSLISRLIHLFPKLRPQLYTSGSLISHPRRTLSHLTVRLREWKKGYPLHPTWLKVYNWFRTRPNWEESLERALGSLFYRNQETDIGRETARRLYGNPLKGSISRLEKYYACPFSHFAAYGLALQERKRFRLELADIGTLYHEALRLLASRIMESGRQWGDLSQDELLQLADGAVEAVSLSLQHEILTSTNRYRYLKGRLHRVVKRTASVLGEQARRSRFETKEIELLFGEGGKLPPLRITLPNGFDLVLEGRIDRVDLAEEGENLYLRILDYKSSFHDLDLGEVYFGLSLQMVAYLDALLDLSRDWLGKEAIPAGILYFHVHHPLLLLPMGAEQARIDKEMTKRFKMRGLLLADQQVIQLMDTRLIQGTSEILPVGRKKDGSFYNSSRVAGKEQFAALRAHVRSLIRQAALEMTEGKVAISPYQYKKKRACTYCLYQSVCQFDNRLEENQPRLLRVKEEKIWQNLLEGGPSQ from the coding sequence ATGTCTCTACGATTGATCCTAGGTCGAGCAGGCAGCGGTAAGAGTGAAGAGATGCTGGAGGAGATCCGCAAGGAACTGGAAGAAAGGCCGATGGGCCCTCCTTTGATCTATCTGGTGCCGGAACAGGCGAAGTTTCAGGCGGAGCGGGCGCTCCTTGACTCCCGCCTGCCGGGGATGATCCGGGCGCAGGTCTACAGTTTTCGCCGCTTAGCCCAGCGGCTCTTCACAGAATTAGGGGGGAGCACGAGAAAACCCATGAGCCGCCTCGGGGTGAAACTGGTCTTATATCGCTATCTTTTGGAGCATCGGCATGAACTGGTTGCTTTCCGGCAGGCGGTGGAACAACCCGGTTTTGGCGATCAACTGGAGGAAATCTTCCTGGAGTTTCGCCGCTATGGGGTAAGTCCTGAGGAGTTGAAGGCATCCATCTCCCTTCTGGATCTGGAGGAAAAGGGAAGTGAATCCCTCAAAGGAAAGCTCCATGATTTTTCCCTCATTTACAAGGATGCCGTCGCCCATCTGGAGGGGAAATACCTCGATTCCGAGGAGACGCTTCGGCTCCTGGCCCAGATGATTCCGAAGGCTCCTTCCTTGCGAAAGGCGGAGGTCTGGGTCGACGGCTTTATCCGCTTTACTCCCCGGGAGATGAGCGTTCTGGGAGCTCTTATCACCACCGTAAGGAGGGTGACGATCTCCCTCCCCGTCGATGAGGGGGGATTGTTCCGGATCCCTGCCCTGACCCGGGACCGATTGCAGCAGTTGGCGGAGAAGTCCGGCGTTCCGGTGGAAGTGATTCGGTGGGAGGAAAAGAAGGAGAACGGGAGAGGGGCGCTATCTTACTTGGAAGCCCATTACGAGGAGTTGGGCGCTCCCCCCTTTCCCTTTGAACCTGGAGAGATCTCCCTGTCCGAGGCGGTAAACCGGAGGGCCGAGGTGGAGGGAGTGGCCAGGAGAATCCGGGAGTTTGTGCGCACAGGAAAGGCGCGTTGGCGGGAGATCGGTGTTTTGGTGGGAGATATGGCCGCCTACGGAGATTTGATCCGCACCCTTTTTCAAGACGATGAAATCCCCTTTTTTCTCGATGAGCGGCGGCCCATGCTTCATCACCCCTTGGTCGAACTGGTTCGCTCTGCCTTAGAGGTGATACGGGAGGGATGGCCCAGTGAGGCTCTCTTCCGCATGGTGAAGACCGATCTCTTCCCGGGTTGGGTGACGAAGAAAACGGGACGGGAGAATGGGAGGAGAGCCTTAGACCGCCTGGAGAACCTCATCCTGGAATTTGGGATCACCGGACCCCGGTGGAAGAAGGAATGCTGGGGGATCTCCACACCGCCCGAACGGATAAAGGAAGGGGAACGCTTGCGGCAATGGATGGTCCGTCCCCTCATGGAGCTGGAGCAAGAGCTTACCCAAGCGACCCATGTGAGGCAACGCCTTGAGGCGATCTACCGCTTTCTCATTCAGTTAAAGGTACCGGAGAAGTTGGAAGTCTGGATGGAGGAAGAGCGGGAAGAGGGGAAGGTGGAGGAGGCCCGGGAGCACGAGCAGGTCTGGCAGGCTTTCCTCAACCTTTTGGATCAAATGGAGGAAGGGTTAGGGGAAGAGGAGCTTTCCGAGGATCTCTTCTTCAACCTCTTTGAAAAGGGTTTGGCGGAGCAAAATTTTGCCCTCATTCCTCCGGCCATGGATCAGGTGTTGGTCGGCACCCTTTCCCGTACCCGTTCCTATTCTCCCAAAATTCTTTTCCTCGTAGGGGTCAACGATGGCCTTATCCCAAAGGTTTTCCGGGAAGAGGGCCTTCTTTTGGATCAGGAGCGGAAGAGCCTGTCGGCCAAGGGGGTTCCCCTTTCGCCCTTGGCTGAAGAACGGCTTCAGGAGGAGGAACTCTACCTCTATCTCGCCCTCGCAAATCCCAGGGATCACCTTGCCCTTTCCTATTCCCTGGCCGACGAGGAAGGAAGGGCGCTTCAACCTTCTTCTCTCATCTCGCGCTTGATACATCTTTTTCCGAAATTGCGCCCTCAACTTTATACTTCGGGATCGTTGATCTCCCATCCCCGCAGGACGCTCTCCCACCTGACGGTTCGCCTGCGGGAGTGGAAGAAGGGTTATCCCCTTCACCCCACTTGGCTAAAGGTATATAACTGGTTTCGCACCCGGCCGAATTGGGAGGAATCGTTGGAAAGGGCTCTGGGAAGCCTTTTCTACCGGAATCAGGAGACCGATATAGGGCGTGAAACAGCTCGCCGTCTGTATGGAAACCCGCTTAAAGGGAGCATCTCCCGTCTAGAAAAGTATTACGCCTGTCCCTTTTCCCATTTTGCCGCCTATGGGCTCGCCCTGCAGGAACGGAAGAGGTTCCGCCTGGAGTTGGCCGATATTGGAACCCTCTATCATGAGGCGCTTCGCCTGCTGGCCTCGAGAATCATGGAGTCAGGTCGGCAGTGGGGAGATCTGTCCCAGGATGAACTCCTTCAGCTGGCCGATGGGGCTGTGGAGGCGGTTTCCCTTTCCCTGCAGCATGAGATTTTGACCAGCACCAATCGGTACCGCTACCTGAAGGGACGACTCCATCGGGTCGTGAAACGGACGGCTTCCGTTTTGGGGGAGCAGGCCCGGCGCAGCCGGTTCGAGACAAAGGAGATTGAACTTCTCTTTGGAGAGGGCGGAAAGCTGCCTCCCCTCCGCATCACGCTTCCCAATGGGTTCGATCTGGTACTGGAGGGACGGATAGACCGGGTCGATCTCGCAGAAGAGGGAGAGAACCTCTACCTTCGCATTTTAGATTATAAATCAAGCTTTCACGACCTCGATCTGGGAGAGGTATATTTTGGCTTAAGCTTGCAGATGGTGGCCTATCTGGATGCCCTCCTTGACCTTTCCCGAGATTGGCTGGGCAAAGAGGCGATTCCGGCGGGGATCCTCTATTTCCACGTTCACCATCCCCTCCTTCTCCTTCCCATGGGAGCGGAGCAGGCTCGGATCGACAAAGAGATGACGAAGCGGTTTAAGATGCGGGGGCTCCTCCTGGCGGATCAACAGGTGATCCAGCTGATGGATACCCGGCTCATTCAAGGCACTTCGGAGATCTTGCCTGTAGGACGGAAGAAAGATGGCAGCTTTTACAACTCATCCCGTGTGGCGGGGAAGGAGCAGTTTGCCGCTCTTCGCGCCCATGTCCGCTCCCTCATTCGGCAAGCGGCCCTTGAGATGACCGAAGGGAAGGTAGCAATCTCTCCATACCAATATAAGAAGAAAAGGGCTTGCACCTATTGTCTTTATCAGTCGGTCTGCCAGTTCGACAACCGCCTGGAGGAGAATCAACCCCGCCTGCTCCGGGTGAAAGAGGAGAAGATATGGCAGAATTTGTTGGAAGGAGGGCCGTCCCAATGA